In Deltaproteobacteria bacterium, the genomic stretch TGCCACGGGGTGTTGCTCGCCGTACTGCGACATGGACGCGGCAGTCGATCCCTGCGACGCGCTCGCGCCGGGCACGGTGTGCACGCCGTGGTACCCCGAGGGGCCGCCGGATCCGGCCTGCACCGGCATGGGCTCGCTCGGCGTGTGCACGGCGCCATGAGTGCACGGCGTCCGGCGTCGACGTCGTGCGCCACGCCCTGACCCGCCAGCGCACGGGCGGCGGCGCACGCCCGTGCGTCCGCGCGTCGACGGGCGTGGGCCGAACCGACGCCCACGCCTGCGCGATGCCGCGGTACGCCCCCTGCATTGGCCTGTGCGCATGTCTGCCGCCATCTTCGAAGCGCTCCGCAAGGACCACGAGACCCAGCGCGACCTGCTCGCGCGGCTCGCCGAGACCCAGGGTGACACGCCCACGCGCCGCGAGCTGTTCGCCATGCTCGCGTCCGAGCTCGAGGCCCACGCGACCGCCGAAGAGAAGAGCCTGTACGCCGCGCTGATGACCGTCGACGGCGGCCAGGAGGTCGCGCGCCACTCGGTCGCGGAGCACAAGGAGCTGTCCGACCTGCTCGATGCCGTGCGTGAGACCGAGTTCAGCAGCCCAGCTTGGCTCGGCAAGCTCGCCAAGCTGTCCGAGCGCGTGCACCACCACCTCGACGAAGAGGAGCACGAGGTGTTCCAGCAGGCCGGACGCATCCTCACCGATGGCCACAAGGCCACGCTCGAGCCCATCTTCAGCAATGCCCGTGCCGCCGAGGCGTGAACGTGTATGGAGGGCCTCGACGAGTGGTTTCGCCT encodes the following:
- a CDS encoding hemerythrin domain-containing protein; the protein is MSAAIFEALRKDHETQRDLLARLAETQGDTPTRRELFAMLASELEAHATAEEKSLYAALMTVDGGQEVARHSVAEHKELSDLLDAVRETEFSSPAWLGKLAKLSERVHHHLDEEEHEVFQQAGRILTDGHKATLEPIFSNARAAEA